From one Macaca nemestrina isolate mMacNem1 chromosome 3, mMacNem.hap1, whole genome shotgun sequence genomic stretch:
- the LOC105487724 gene encoding rho-related GTP-binding protein RhoH, protein MLSSIKCVLVGDSAVGKTSLLVRFTSETFPEAYKPTVYENTGVDVFMDGIQISLGLWDTAGNDAFRSIRPLSYQQADVVLMCYSVANHNSFLNLKNKWIGEIRSNLPCTPVLVVATQTDQREMGPHRASCINAMEGKKLAQDVRAKGYLECSALSNRGVQQVFECAVRTAVNQARRRNRRRLFSINECKIF, encoded by the coding sequence ATGCTGAGTTCCATCAAGTGCGTGTTGGTGGGCGACTCTGCTGTGGGGAAGACCTCTCTGTTGGTGCGCTTCACCTCTGAGACCTTCCCGGAGGCCTACAAGCCCACAGTGTACGAGAACACGGGGGTGGACGTCTTCATGGATGGcatccagatcagcctgggcctCTGGGACACAGCCGGCAATGACGCCTTCAGAAGCATCCGGCCCCTGTCCTACCAGCAGGCAGACGTGGTGCTGATGTGCTACTCTGTGGCCAACCATAACTCATTCCTGAACTTGAAGAACAAGTGGATTGGTGAAATCAGGAGCAACTTGCCCTGTACCCCTGTGCTGGTGGTGGCCACCCAGACTGACCAGCGGGAGATGGGGCCCCACAGGGCCTCCTGCATCAATgccatggaagggaagaaactggCCCAGGATGTCAGAGCCAAGGGTTACCTGGAGTGCTCAGCCCTTAGCAACCGGGGGGTACAGCAGGTGTTTGAGTGCGCGGTCCGAACTGCCGTCAACCAGGCCAGGAGACGAAACAGAAGGAGACTCTTCTCCATCAATGAGTGCAAGATCTTCTAA